The following are encoded together in the Onychostoma macrolepis isolate SWU-2019 chromosome 03, ASM1243209v1, whole genome shotgun sequence genome:
- the cenpx gene encoding centromere protein X, with protein MANAGNEVVFKKETVAKLLARSFKEDKTKVSSDAVILVAEMLKVFVEEATRRAVKQADSEDCDTVDVEHFEKILPQLLLDF; from the exons ATGGCGAACGCGGGAAATGAAGTCGTGTTTAAAAAG GAAACTGTTGCTAAACTTTTGGCACGCTCCTTCAAGGAGGACAAAACCAAAG TCAGCAGTGATGCTGTCATACTTGTAGCAGAGATGTTGAAAGTATTTGTTGAAG AGGCgacacgcagagctgtaaaaCAGGCCGACAGTGAGGACTGTGACACTGTTGATGTTGAACACTTTGAAAAGATTCTGCCACAGCTG CTTCTTGACTTTTAA
- the LOC131535894 gene encoding transmembrane channel-like protein 6 isoform X2 — translation MCQFCRNLLLKGCIFSVLCYQWLKKISGRKNEQNKQQCWETLVGQELYRLVLMDLLIAMSYIILAEFLWGLCIRNITLRKRKLEFDIARDVLELIYSQTLVWFGVLFSPLLPAVQIGKLFLLFYLKKTSLMMNFQPPRKHWKATQMNALFTKLLFFPSFAGALAFVIYTMWRVRPSSDCGPFSNLRSMLLLGKRWIRGLGRSNPSFVWLSWAYNNLVDNPLFLFTLVGLFLAIIYIHMQVLDGQKMIISRLQKQIDNEGEDKKFLIAKVQALNEASAQQ, via the exons ATGTGTCAATTCTGCAG GAACCTGTTGTTGAAGGGTTGCATTTTTAGTGTATTGTGTTACCAGTGGCTCAAGAAAATTTCTGGCAGGaagaatgaacaaaataaacagCAG TGCTGGGAGACATTAGTTGGTCAAGAGCTTTACCGTTTGGTTTTAATGGATCTGCTAATTGCGATGTCGTACATCATCTTAGCAGAGTTTCTGTGGGG GCTGTGTATTAGAAACATCAcattaagaaaaagaaaactagAGTTTGACATCGCGCGAGATGTTCTGGAGCTCATCTATAGTCAAACGCTCGTGTG GTTTGGTGTGCTGTTTTCACCTCTGTTGCCTGCAGTTCAAATTGGGAAACTATTTCTACTGTTCTACCTCAAAAAG ACGAGTTTGATGATGAACTTCCAACCACCCAGGAAACACTGGAAGGCCACTCAGATGAACGCATTATTCACCAAGCTCCTGTTTTTCCCCTCCTTTGCTGGGGCCCTTGCATTTGTCATTTATACAATGTGGAG GGTCAGGCCCTCGTCTGATTGCGGGCCCTTTAGTAACCTCCGCAGCATGCTTCTCTTAGGCAAGAGGTGGATCAGGGGCCTGGGCAGGTCAAACCCCAGTTTTGTTTGGCTCAGCTGGGCTTATAATAACCTTGTGGACAACCCTTTGTTCCTCTTCACCCTTGTAGGCCTGTTCCT CGCCATTATATACATTCACATGCAAGTTTTGGATGGCCAAAAGATGATCATTTCtaggttacaaaaacaaatagacAAT GAGGGTGAAGATAAGAAGTTCCTTATAGCTAAAGTGCAGGCCCTCAATGAGGCGAGTGCTCAGCAGTAA
- the LOC131535894 gene encoding transmembrane channel-like protein 6 isoform X1 encodes MDHIHSHDSMSRNLLLKGCIFSVLCYQWLKKISGRKNEQNKQQCWETLVGQELYRLVLMDLLIAMSYIILAEFLWGLCIRNITLRKRKLEFDIARDVLELIYSQTLVWFGVLFSPLLPAVQIGKLFLLFYLKKTSLMMNFQPPRKHWKATQMNALFTKLLFFPSFAGALAFVIYTMWRVRPSSDCGPFSNLRSMLLLGKRWIRGLGRSNPSFVWLSWAYNNLVDNPLFLFTLVGLFLAIIYIHMQVLDGQKMIISRLQKQIDNEGEDKKFLIAKVQALNEASAQQ; translated from the exons ATGGATCATATACACTCTCATGACAGTATGTCAAG GAACCTGTTGTTGAAGGGTTGCATTTTTAGTGTATTGTGTTACCAGTGGCTCAAGAAAATTTCTGGCAGGaagaatgaacaaaataaacagCAG TGCTGGGAGACATTAGTTGGTCAAGAGCTTTACCGTTTGGTTTTAATGGATCTGCTAATTGCGATGTCGTACATCATCTTAGCAGAGTTTCTGTGGGG GCTGTGTATTAGAAACATCAcattaagaaaaagaaaactagAGTTTGACATCGCGCGAGATGTTCTGGAGCTCATCTATAGTCAAACGCTCGTGTG GTTTGGTGTGCTGTTTTCACCTCTGTTGCCTGCAGTTCAAATTGGGAAACTATTTCTACTGTTCTACCTCAAAAAG ACGAGTTTGATGATGAACTTCCAACCACCCAGGAAACACTGGAAGGCCACTCAGATGAACGCATTATTCACCAAGCTCCTGTTTTTCCCCTCCTTTGCTGGGGCCCTTGCATTTGTCATTTATACAATGTGGAG GGTCAGGCCCTCGTCTGATTGCGGGCCCTTTAGTAACCTCCGCAGCATGCTTCTCTTAGGCAAGAGGTGGATCAGGGGCCTGGGCAGGTCAAACCCCAGTTTTGTTTGGCTCAGCTGGGCTTATAATAACCTTGTGGACAACCCTTTGTTCCTCTTCACCCTTGTAGGCCTGTTCCT CGCCATTATATACATTCACATGCAAGTTTTGGATGGCCAAAAGATGATCATTTCtaggttacaaaaacaaatagacAAT GAGGGTGAAGATAAGAAGTTCCTTATAGCTAAAGTGCAGGCCCTCAATGAGGCGAGTGCTCAGCAGTAA